A single Branchiostoma floridae strain S238N-H82 chromosome 11, Bfl_VNyyK, whole genome shotgun sequence DNA region contains:
- the LOC118425724 gene encoding ketosamine-3-kinase-like: protein MSLAPVRFKLLGRCLKKRSHALDTRRRVIHTSTMEDLLKRELNTTKLRPIGGGGGCINHGEGYETDQGKFFVKMNGDKGARVMFEGENASLEAIAATGAVTVPKPIKVLDDPRGRGAMLIMEHVDMGGLRSYADQLGEQMARLHLHNEEVAKKAAAGSSRVGHGGDAAPAYVSQFGFHTKTCCGAIPQDNTWSDDWVSFYATRKLKLQLDLVEKDYHDRETRDLWPQLERKLPKFFEGLKVSPSLLHGDLWGGNAAENDKGPVIFDPASFYGHHEYELAIASMFGGFGGRFFSAYHKLLPKAPGWEARHELYKLFHYLNHWNHFGSSYRGSSVSIMKSLLKEY, encoded by the exons ATGAGTTTAGCTCCAGTAAGGTTCAAGTTACTGGGTCGCTGTCTGAAGAAGAGATCTCACG CGTTAGATACACGTAGGAGAGTCATCCATACCAGCACCATGGAGGATCTTCTGAAGAGAGAGTTGAACACGACGAAACTGCGGCCCATCGGTGGCGGAGGCGGCTGTATCAACCATGGCGAGGGGTACGAGACTGATCAGGGGAAGTTCTTTGTCAAGATGAACGGTGACAAGGGG GCAAGAGTGATGTTTGAAGGAGAAAATGCCAGTTTGGAGGCCATAGCAGCTACTGGTGCTGTAACAGTGCCTAAACCTATCAAG GTTTTAGATGACCCACGAGGAAGAGGAGCCATGCTGATTATGGAACATGTAGACATGGGGGGCCTGAGGTCATATGCTGATCAACTGGGAGAACAAATGGCAAG ACTGCATCTCCACAATGAAGAGGTGGCTAAAAAGGCAGCAGCTGGTTCGTCCAGAGTCGGACATGGCGGGGATGCGGCGCCAGCGTACGTGTCACAGTTTGGCTTCCACACGAAAACATGCTGCGGTGCCATCCCCCAGGATAACACATGGTCGGATGACTGGGTG TCCTTCTATGCAACCAGGAAACTGAAACTCCAGTTGGATCTGGTAGAGAAAGAT TACCATGACAGAGAGACTCGTGACCTTTGGCCCCAGCTGGAGCGGAAGCTGCCAAAGTTTTTCGAGGGTCTGAAAGTGAGCCCGTCACTACTACATGGAGACCTCTGGGGAGGGAATGCTGCTGAGAATGATAAAGGACCGG TTATATTTGATCCAGCATCCTTCTATGGCCACCATGAGTATGAGTTGGCTATAGCCTCAATGTTTGGAGGATTCGGAGGAAGGTTTTTTTCAGCGTACCACAAACTTCTTCCAAAAGCTCCTGGCTGGGAGGCAAGGCATGAACTGTACAAACTCTTCCACTACTTGAATCACTG gaATCACTTTGGGTCAAGCTACAGAGGATCCTCAGTCAGCATCATGAAGAGTCTTCTGAAGGAATATTAA